The Chitinophaga flava genome has a segment encoding these proteins:
- a CDS encoding sugar phosphate isomerase/epimerase family protein translates to MKLNTINRRNFLAQSGMAAAAVFISPSAFAVLAKPRFKMGLQLYTIREAMEKDVAGTLKRVARLGYQDVETYGFDPAHIGYYGRSAKDFNLLLKDNGLTTASGHYDLFKYLNVPEAELLSYVDQCIEGAKQLDQKYITWPWLAPEDRSIDKFKLLASKLNTIGTRAKKAGLGFAYHNHDFEFIDHGNINGYQIIMKETDPDLVKLQMDMYWIVRAAKKQPVEFFKQQPGRFVMWHIKDMDRKTEDYTELGRGAIDYTKILPDVSLAGMQYYFLEQGGNFRTGDAMDSITENADFFKHNLRKYL, encoded by the coding sequence ATGAAACTGAACACCATTAACCGGCGCAATTTCCTCGCCCAATCCGGTATGGCTGCGGCGGCAGTCTTCATCTCCCCATCAGCCTTTGCTGTATTGGCCAAACCCAGATTTAAAATGGGCTTGCAGCTGTATACCATCCGCGAAGCCATGGAAAAAGACGTTGCCGGTACGCTTAAAAGAGTAGCCCGCCTGGGCTATCAGGATGTGGAAACGTATGGCTTCGACCCTGCGCACATCGGCTACTATGGCCGCAGCGCAAAAGATTTCAATCTGCTGCTGAAGGACAACGGATTAACCACTGCCAGCGGCCACTATGATCTGTTTAAATACCTCAATGTACCGGAAGCAGAACTCCTCTCTTATGTTGATCAATGTATTGAAGGCGCCAAACAACTGGATCAAAAATATATCACCTGGCCATGGCTGGCGCCGGAAGACAGGAGCATCGATAAATTTAAATTACTGGCCTCCAAACTGAACACCATCGGAACAAGGGCAAAAAAAGCAGGTCTTGGTTTTGCTTATCACAATCATGATTTTGAGTTTATTGACCATGGCAACATCAACGGTTATCAGATCATTATGAAAGAAACAGACCCCGATCTGGTGAAATTGCAAATGGATATGTACTGGATAGTGCGCGCCGCCAAAAAACAACCTGTTGAATTTTTCAAACAACAGCCGGGCCGCTTTGTGATGTGGCATATCAAAGACATGGACCGCAAAACAGAAGACTATACTGAATTAGGAAGAGGCGCTATCGACTATACGAAAATACTACCGGATGTGAGCTTGGCAGGCATGCAATATTATTTCCTGGAACAAGGCGGCAACTTCCGCACCGGCGATGCTATGGACAGTATTACCGAAAATGCAGACTTCTTTAAGCACAACCTCCGAAAGTACTTATAA
- a CDS encoding ribulokinase produces MSASFVIGVDFGTDSVRSIIVDTRNGDEVTAAVFHYPRWKDGLYCNAAHSQFRQHPLDYIEGLEATIGQCLQQAGAHVARHIKAISVDTTGSTPVAVDETGMPLAMQPAFKDNPNAMFVLWKDHTALREAAEINAAAATFPGNYLRFVGGVYSSEWFWAKWLHIWRVDEDVRNATYSWVEHCDWIPFLLTGGTHASQLKRGICSAGHKALYAEAFGGLPPDSFFSAIDPLLQNVGRRLFSKTYTSGEAAGHLSGEWAERLGLSTEVIIGIGAFDAHMGAVGGQIEPYHLSKVMGTSTCDMLVAPLEEVKDTLVKGICGQVPGSVIPGMMGMEAGQSAFGDAYAWFSNLLSWPLRHLFPHDTILLQEASSRMIIELSKEAATIIPDAHSESGIDWLNGRRTPDADQSLKGTLTGLNLASDAPRVFRAVAEATCFGAKAIVERFEWEGVPVKGLIGIGGVAKKSPFIMQMMADVMGMPIRIHRSEQTCALGAAMFAATAAGIFPKVEEAMQVMGQGFETTYSPDRQRRGIYEDRYRKYKALGAFTANMNID; encoded by the coding sequence ATGAGCGCTTCCTTTGTAATAGGTGTTGACTTTGGAACAGATTCTGTAAGATCTATTATTGTAGATACCCGCAATGGCGATGAGGTGACGGCTGCGGTGTTTCACTATCCGCGTTGGAAGGATGGTTTATACTGCAACGCTGCCCATAGCCAGTTTCGCCAGCACCCGCTGGATTATATAGAAGGACTGGAAGCTACTATCGGGCAATGCCTGCAGCAGGCAGGCGCCCATGTGGCCCGACATATAAAGGCGATATCCGTGGATACTACTGGCAGTACGCCGGTCGCAGTAGATGAAACCGGTATGCCGCTGGCGATGCAGCCGGCGTTTAAGGATAACCCCAACGCCATGTTTGTGCTGTGGAAAGACCATACGGCACTTCGTGAAGCGGCGGAGATCAACGCCGCGGCAGCAACTTTCCCAGGCAATTATCTGCGTTTTGTCGGCGGCGTTTATTCCTCTGAATGGTTCTGGGCCAAATGGCTGCACATCTGGCGTGTAGACGAAGACGTTAGAAATGCCACCTACTCCTGGGTAGAGCATTGCGACTGGATTCCCTTCCTGCTGACAGGCGGTACGCATGCCAGTCAGCTTAAACGCGGCATCTGCTCCGCCGGTCATAAGGCGCTGTACGCAGAAGCGTTTGGCGGCTTGCCGCCCGACAGCTTCTTCTCGGCCATCGATCCATTATTGCAGAACGTAGGCAGACGGCTATTCAGCAAAACCTACACCTCCGGCGAAGCTGCCGGGCATTTGTCCGGAGAATGGGCAGAACGCCTCGGGCTGAGTACAGAGGTAATCATCGGTATCGGTGCTTTTGATGCACATATGGGCGCCGTAGGCGGACAAATAGAACCTTATCATCTCAGCAAGGTAATGGGCACTTCTACCTGTGACATGCTGGTGGCGCCGTTGGAAGAGGTGAAAGATACACTGGTAAAAGGCATCTGCGGACAGGTACCGGGGTCCGTGATTCCCGGTATGATGGGCATGGAAGCAGGGCAGTCCGCCTTCGGAGATGCATACGCATGGTTCAGCAATTTATTGTCATGGCCCCTGCGGCATCTTTTCCCACATGATACCATCCTGCTACAGGAGGCTAGTAGCAGGATGATCATTGAACTATCGAAAGAAGCGGCTACCATCATACCTGACGCACACAGTGAATCGGGGATAGACTGGCTCAACGGCCGCCGCACACCCGATGCAGATCAGTCACTCAAAGGAACGCTCACTGGACTGAACCTGGCATCCGACGCGCCCAGGGTCTTCAGGGCAGTGGCAGAAGCCACCTGCTTTGGCGCCAAGGCCATCGTGGAGCGTTTTGAGTGGGAAGGGGTACCGGTAAAAGGACTGATAGGCATTGGCGGGGTGGCAAAAAAATCTCCCTTTATAATGCAGATGATGGCTGATGTAATGGGCATGCCTATACGCATTCACCGCTCAGAACAGACCTGCGCTTTGGGCGCGGCCATGTTTGCCGCTACAGCTGCTGGTATTTTCCCTAAAGTGGAGGAGGCCATGCAGGTAATGGGGCAGGGCTTTGAGACCACTTATTCTCCTGATAGGCAACGTAGAGGGATATACGAAGACAGATACAGAAAATACAAAGCGTTAGGTGCTTTTACTGCTAACATGAATATTGATTAA
- a CDS encoding NrtR DNA-binding winged helix domain-containing protein, with amino-acid sequence MKRYAQQTRLLVAVDCIIFGFDGQEIKLLLIQRGFEPCKGKWSLVGGFVQEEESAEDAAARVLKNLSGLDGIYMEQLHTFSAPDRDSVERTISVAYTALIDIKRYRQLHEDFHAVWFPINHHPELIFDHDAMVNQAKERLRYKAALHPLLLELLPPKFTLPQLQQLYESVYNTTFDKGNFSRKILSTGLLVRLADKDKLSSRKGAFYYKVDKKKYNVNLHSFLNFVPDAHLKKSASGR; translated from the coding sequence ATGAAGAGATATGCACAGCAAACAAGGTTATTAGTCGCTGTTGACTGCATTATTTTTGGTTTCGACGGACAGGAGATAAAGTTGCTGCTGATCCAGCGTGGTTTTGAGCCTTGTAAAGGCAAGTGGAGCCTGGTGGGTGGGTTTGTGCAGGAAGAAGAAAGTGCGGAGGATGCCGCTGCCCGTGTACTGAAAAACCTTTCCGGCCTGGATGGTATCTATATGGAACAATTACATACTTTCAGCGCGCCGGACAGGGATAGCGTGGAAAGAACAATATCGGTGGCTTATACCGCCCTGATAGACATCAAGCGTTACAGGCAGCTGCATGAAGATTTTCATGCAGTTTGGTTCCCGATCAATCATCATCCTGAATTAATATTTGATCATGATGCGATGGTGAATCAAGCCAAGGAGAGATTGCGTTATAAAGCCGCGCTGCACCCGCTATTGCTGGAGTTATTACCTCCGAAGTTTACACTTCCTCAACTGCAGCAGCTATACGAATCAGTGTACAACACCACTTTTGATAAGGGGAATTTCAGCCGGAAGATCCTGTCAACCGGCTTGCTGGTGAGATTGGCAGATAAAGATAAGCTGAGCTCCAGGAAAGGTGCGTTTTATTATAAGGTGGATAAGAAAAAGTACAATGTCAACTTACATTCTTTTCTGAACTTCGTGCCGGATGCACATTTGAAAAAATCTGCATCCGGACGTTAG
- the araA gene encoding L-arabinose isomerase, whose protein sequence is MIDLKKLEIWLVTGSQHLYGEAALNQVAGHSREIASALNSTSHIPVSVICKPIVTTPEEIYAVCMEANAAVNCIGVVMWMHTFSPAKMWIRGLKALKKPVCHLHTQYNRDIPWSEIDMDFMNLNQSAHGDRELGFMMSRMRMNRKVITGHWKDTAVLAELGAWSRVAAGWHDWQGARFVRFGDNMRYVAVTDGDKVEAEAVFGFSCNTHGIGDLVAVINSIPDHAVNTLVEEYADAYTIAAVLLKDPALKDAARIELGLKAFLENGQYKGFSDTFEDLHGMVQLPGLAVQRLMKAGYGFAGEGDWKTAALVRAMKVMGSGLAGGNSFMEDYTYHFDPQNPMVLGAHMLEICESIADGKPSCEKHLLGIGGKADPVRLIFNTAGGPAINASIVDMGNRFRLLVNEVEAVVPPHDLPKLPVARVLWKPYPDMKKACTAWILAGGAHHTCFSQNLSSVHMQDFADMAGIELALIDKHTELRTFRNELRWNDTAY, encoded by the coding sequence ATGATTGATCTGAAAAAATTAGAGATCTGGTTGGTCACCGGAAGCCAGCATCTATACGGAGAAGCCGCCTTAAATCAGGTGGCAGGGCATAGCCGGGAAATAGCTTCAGCACTGAATAGTACTAGTCATATACCCGTTTCCGTTATCTGCAAACCGATTGTCACCACCCCGGAAGAGATCTATGCCGTATGCATGGAAGCCAATGCGGCAGTGAACTGTATCGGCGTGGTGATGTGGATGCATACCTTTTCTCCCGCTAAAATGTGGATACGGGGTCTGAAAGCGCTGAAGAAGCCGGTTTGCCACCTGCATACGCAATACAACAGGGATATTCCCTGGAGCGAAATAGATATGGACTTCATGAACCTCAACCAGAGCGCACATGGCGACAGGGAGCTGGGATTTATGATGAGCCGCATGCGCATGAACCGGAAAGTGATTACCGGTCACTGGAAAGATACAGCAGTGCTGGCAGAGCTGGGCGCCTGGAGCCGTGTGGCTGCCGGTTGGCACGACTGGCAAGGCGCACGTTTTGTTCGCTTCGGTGATAACATGCGGTACGTGGCCGTAACAGATGGAGATAAAGTAGAGGCCGAAGCAGTGTTCGGTTTCTCTTGTAATACACACGGTATTGGCGATCTGGTAGCTGTGATCAACAGCATCCCGGACCATGCAGTGAATACGCTGGTGGAAGAATACGCAGATGCCTACACGATTGCTGCTGTGCTGCTGAAAGACCCGGCCCTGAAAGATGCAGCGAGGATAGAATTAGGCCTGAAAGCTTTTCTGGAAAATGGTCAGTATAAAGGGTTCTCCGATACGTTTGAAGATCTGCATGGCATGGTGCAATTACCGGGCCTCGCGGTGCAACGGCTGATGAAGGCAGGCTATGGCTTTGCCGGCGAAGGAGACTGGAAAACGGCGGCACTGGTACGCGCCATGAAAGTAATGGGCAGTGGGCTAGCCGGAGGCAACTCCTTCATGGAAGATTATACGTATCATTTTGACCCGCAGAATCCGATGGTGTTGGGAGCGCACATGCTGGAAATATGCGAATCCATTGCCGATGGTAAACCGTCGTGCGAGAAACATCTGCTGGGCATAGGCGGGAAAGCAGATCCTGTGCGGCTGATATTTAACACAGCCGGTGGCCCGGCTATCAACGCCTCTATTGTGGATATGGGCAACAGGTTCCGCCTGCTGGTGAATGAAGTGGAGGCTGTGGTGCCGCCACACGATTTACCGAAATTGCCGGTTGCACGTGTATTATGGAAGCCGTATCCTGATATGAAAAAAGCCTGTACTGCCTGGATACTGGCAGGCGGCGCGCATCACACCTGCTTTAGCCAGAACCTCTCGTCTGTTCACATGCAGGACTTTGCAGATATGGCAGGTATTGAACTCGCGCTGATTGACAAACACACCGAGCTGAGAACATTCCGCAACGAATTGCGCTGGAACGATACGGCTTATTAA
- a CDS encoding alpha-L-fucosidase translates to MNRRSLIKYLGLTVPAYLLSKQAGASFGGQLAPYAAPGPFTASWDSLQQYVVPEWYRNAKFGIWAHWGPQCEPEYGDWYARGMYIEGSDQYKYHLQKYGHPSKFGFKDVIHQWKAEQWDPEQLVALYKRAGAKYFFAMANHHDNLDLWNSRHHAWNAVNVGPKKDLIGGWAKAARNNGLPFGVSIHAAHAWTWYEVAQRADKNGPLAGVPYDGKLTKADGKGAWWEGLDPQLLYAQNHPLSENSLDNEALIRQWNWGNGAAAPSKAYCDQFLKRTIDLIDKYEPELVYFDDTALPLHPVSDVGLQIAAYHYNKSIKRNKGKLQAVLNGKVLNEMQRKCMVWDIERGQSNVIEPFAWQTDTCIGGWHYDKRFFEGKWYKSGKTVIQTLVDVVSKNGNLLLNIPVKGNGTIDEQEKTILEEIAAWMAINAECIFDTRPWKVLGEGPAMEGAAPISAQGFNEGKGKPLAAGDIRFTTKGDALYAVLLGWPDDRKMNIKSLAAGNALRPERVNRIDLLGGGELHFQQNMDALEVVLPENKPAFPYAAVLKIR, encoded by the coding sequence GTGAATAGAAGATCACTTATCAAATATCTTGGGTTAACTGTTCCTGCTTATTTATTGTCAAAGCAGGCTGGTGCATCATTTGGTGGGCAGCTGGCTCCATACGCCGCACCGGGGCCTTTTACCGCCAGCTGGGATTCTTTGCAGCAATATGTTGTACCTGAATGGTACCGCAATGCCAAGTTCGGCATATGGGCACACTGGGGGCCGCAGTGTGAGCCGGAGTATGGAGACTGGTACGCGCGTGGCATGTATATAGAAGGGAGTGACCAGTACAAATACCACCTGCAGAAATACGGACATCCTTCTAAGTTCGGGTTTAAGGATGTTATCCATCAGTGGAAAGCAGAACAGTGGGACCCGGAGCAGCTGGTGGCTTTATACAAACGGGCCGGCGCGAAATATTTTTTCGCCATGGCCAATCATCACGATAACCTTGATCTCTGGAACTCTCGTCACCATGCATGGAATGCGGTAAACGTAGGACCTAAAAAAGATCTCATTGGTGGCTGGGCCAAAGCTGCCCGGAATAACGGATTGCCTTTTGGGGTGAGCATACATGCGGCCCATGCATGGACGTGGTATGAAGTAGCACAACGTGCAGACAAAAACGGACCGCTCGCTGGCGTGCCCTACGACGGCAAACTGACTAAAGCAGATGGCAAAGGCGCCTGGTGGGAAGGACTAGACCCGCAACTGCTCTATGCGCAAAACCATCCGCTGAGCGAAAACAGCCTTGATAACGAGGCCCTCATCCGGCAGTGGAATTGGGGCAATGGCGCAGCGGCGCCGTCAAAAGCTTACTGCGATCAGTTCCTGAAAAGGACGATTGATCTGATAGATAAATATGAACCGGAGCTGGTTTATTTTGATGATACCGCCTTGCCGCTGCATCCGGTCAGCGACGTAGGACTGCAGATAGCGGCCTATCATTACAACAAAAGTATCAAACGTAATAAAGGCAAACTACAGGCAGTGCTGAACGGTAAAGTACTGAATGAAATGCAGCGCAAATGCATGGTATGGGACATCGAACGCGGACAGAGCAATGTGATTGAGCCATTCGCGTGGCAAACAGACACCTGTATCGGCGGATGGCATTATGATAAGCGGTTCTTTGAAGGTAAATGGTATAAGTCCGGAAAAACCGTTATCCAGACCCTGGTAGATGTGGTGAGCAAAAACGGAAACCTTCTGCTCAATATTCCTGTAAAAGGCAATGGCACCATCGATGAGCAGGAGAAAACAATTCTTGAAGAAATAGCCGCCTGGATGGCCATCAATGCAGAATGCATATTCGACACAAGGCCCTGGAAGGTACTCGGTGAAGGTCCCGCGATGGAAGGAGCTGCCCCCATTTCAGCACAAGGATTCAATGAAGGCAAAGGTAAACCGTTAGCCGCTGGTGATATCCGTTTTACCACCAAAGGAGATGCGCTGTACGCTGTCTTACTGGGTTGGCCCGATGATAGAAAAATGAATATCAAAAGTCTCGCGGCAGGAAATGCATTACGGCCTGAAAGAGTCAACAGGATTGATTTGTTAGGAGGTGGTGAGTTACACTTCCAACAGAACATGGATGCTTTAGAGGTTGTATTACCGGAAAATAAACCTGCATTCCCATATGCAGCAGTTCTAAAAATCAGATAA
- a CDS encoding L-ribulose-5-phosphate 4-epimerase → MSTQKYQVIREAAYEANMQLPALGLVIFTFGNVSAADRGAGVFAIKPSGVPYTELSPEMMVVVDFNGKVIEGDLRPSSDTLTHAVLYKHWEHIGGIVHTHSTYATAWAQSQRDIPIYGTTHADHNTLDIPCAPPMPDELIAGDYEYQTGFQIMNTLAERHLTYEDIEMVLVGNHAPFTWGSTPAKAVYNSAVLESIAQMAYLTESINLCAPRLKDSLIKKHYERKHGPNSYYGQ, encoded by the coding sequence ATGAGCACGCAAAAATACCAGGTCATCCGCGAGGCTGCCTATGAAGCCAACATGCAACTGCCTGCATTGGGGCTCGTCATTTTTACCTTTGGCAATGTGAGTGCGGCCGATAGGGGCGCGGGTGTATTTGCTATCAAACCCAGCGGAGTCCCTTATACGGAGTTGTCTCCGGAAATGATGGTCGTCGTGGATTTTAATGGGAAAGTGATAGAAGGGGATTTACGGCCTTCGTCCGACACGCTTACCCATGCGGTATTATATAAACACTGGGAACATATCGGCGGTATTGTGCACACCCATTCCACCTACGCTACTGCGTGGGCCCAGAGCCAGCGCGATATCCCTATCTATGGCACCACCCATGCGGACCATAACACGCTTGATATCCCGTGTGCGCCTCCGATGCCTGATGAGTTAATAGCCGGTGATTATGAGTACCAGACTGGTTTTCAGATCATGAACACACTGGCGGAGCGGCATTTAACATATGAAGATATTGAGATGGTCCTCGTAGGAAACCATGCGCCTTTCACCTGGGGCAGCACCCCTGCAAAGGCCGTCTACAATAGCGCGGTACTGGAATCCATCGCTCAGATGGCTTATCTCACGGAATCTATCAATCTCTGCGCGCCAAGGTTAAAGGATTCCCTGATAAAAAAACATTACGAACGCAAACACGGTCCCAATTCCTATTACGGGCAATAA
- a CDS encoding sodium:solute symporter family transporter: protein MKNILSANDILVFIIYFLVVAGYGYWVYRKKKTDNPDAKDFFLAEGSLTWWAIGASLIASNISAEQFIGMSGDGFFVGIAVAAYEWIAAIALIIIAVWFIPIYLKNKIYTMPQFLKTRYNETVALIMAVFWLFLYVFVNLTSILYLGALAINGLLGGTYLHVVMIALSVFAILITLGGMKVIGYTDVIQVSVLIIGGLATTYMALTLVSEHFGLGRNALAGFNALMKDAPDHFHMILAKPDAASSQEYINKYLVLPGILMYAAGQWIVNLNYWGCNQYITQRALGANLQTARNGILFAGLLKIMMPIIVMLPGIAAYVLHKNGQLPGLENKDGAYAAILGFLPSGLKGLSIAALTAAIVASLAGKANSISTIFTLDIYQKYMNKTASQRQLVWTGRWVVIAAMLLAIGFTWNDLLGIGGAGGFTFIQKYTGYISPGVFAMFLLGMFWKRTTGTAAVAGIVTGFTLCVFFNQFAPAVLGHENLLYTAYPNGSGGYEIPFLICMGLAFMFTMIVMVLISLAGPRVNPRAFVLDREMFKISPATTVLIVITLLLISALYIRFW from the coding sequence ATGAAAAATATACTTTCTGCCAACGATATCCTTGTATTCATCATTTACTTTTTAGTGGTAGCCGGTTATGGCTATTGGGTGTACAGGAAAAAGAAAACAGACAATCCGGATGCGAAAGATTTTTTCCTCGCGGAAGGTTCGCTTACCTGGTGGGCGATTGGCGCTTCGCTGATTGCTTCCAATATTTCCGCAGAGCAGTTCATTGGCATGAGTGGTGATGGTTTCTTTGTTGGTATCGCCGTTGCGGCCTATGAATGGATTGCTGCCATTGCATTGATTATCATCGCGGTTTGGTTTATTCCCATCTATCTGAAGAATAAAATTTACACCATGCCACAGTTCCTCAAAACGAGGTATAACGAAACGGTGGCATTGATCATGGCTGTTTTTTGGTTGTTTTTATATGTGTTTGTTAACCTCACTTCTATTCTGTATCTGGGTGCTTTGGCTATCAATGGTCTGCTGGGCGGCACCTATCTGCATGTTGTTATGATCGCTTTATCTGTATTTGCCATCCTCATCACATTGGGTGGTATGAAGGTGATCGGCTATACGGACGTAATACAGGTGAGCGTATTGATCATTGGCGGATTAGCCACAACTTACATGGCACTCACGCTGGTGAGCGAGCATTTCGGGCTGGGCAGGAATGCGCTGGCTGGTTTTAACGCTTTGATGAAAGACGCGCCCGATCATTTTCATATGATCCTTGCCAAACCGGATGCTGCCTCTTCCCAGGAGTACATCAACAAGTATCTGGTGTTGCCGGGCATACTGATGTATGCAGCAGGGCAATGGATTGTGAACCTCAACTATTGGGGCTGTAATCAGTATATTACGCAACGGGCGTTGGGCGCTAATTTGCAGACGGCCCGCAATGGCATACTATTCGCCGGGTTACTGAAAATCATGATGCCCATTATTGTTATGCTGCCGGGTATTGCGGCTTATGTACTGCATAAAAACGGGCAGCTGCCGGGGCTGGAGAACAAAGATGGTGCTTATGCGGCGATACTGGGTTTTCTGCCATCTGGTCTGAAAGGACTTTCCATAGCGGCTTTGACGGCGGCCATTGTGGCCTCGCTGGCAGGGAAGGCCAATAGTATTTCCACCATCTTCACGTTGGATATCTACCAGAAATACATGAATAAAACGGCTTCCCAGCGGCAACTGGTATGGACAGGCCGATGGGTGGTGATTGCAGCTATGTTGCTGGCCATCGGTTTTACCTGGAATGACCTGCTGGGCATCGGTGGGGCAGGTGGGTTCACTTTTATCCAAAAGTATACGGGATATATCAGTCCGGGTGTTTTTGCCATGTTCCTGTTGGGTATGTTTTGGAAGCGCACCACCGGCACGGCAGCCGTTGCGGGTATTGTCACCGGCTTCACCCTGTGCGTGTTTTTTAATCAGTTTGCGCCAGCAGTATTGGGCCATGAAAACCTCCTCTATACAGCCTATCCCAATGGTAGCGGAGGGTATGAGATCCCTTTCCTGATCTGTATGGGACTGGCTTTTATGTTTACCATGATTGTAATGGTACTGATCAGTTTGGCCGGCCCCAGGGTCAATCCACGGGCCTTTGTACTGGATAGGGAGATGTTTAAAATATCGCCGGCCACGACGGTGCTGATTGTCATTACCCTGTTACTGATTTCGGCCCTGTATATACGTTTTTGGTAA